The following coding sequences lie in one Loxodonta africana isolate mLoxAfr1 chromosome X, mLoxAfr1.hap2, whole genome shotgun sequence genomic window:
- the LOC100668981 gene encoding zinc finger protein 678-like, protein MPYECKECGKAFTQPLSLTIHLRTHSGEKPYHCKECGKAFSQSSNLSAHTKTHNGQRPYECKECGKTFRYCSHLTKHRRIHSGERPYECKQCGTALTDSSALATHMRTHSGERPYECKKCGKAFGCFSHLISHVRIHSGERPYECKQCQKAFIRSSHLTQHVKIHSGERPYECKECGKAFRFFSHLTRHIRTHSGERPYECKECGKAFSQASALTAHKRTHSGEKSYECKECGKAFSQASALSAHIRTHSREGPFECKQCEKAFSQASALTTHVRIHSGENL, encoded by the coding sequence AtgccttatgaatgtaaagaatgtgggaaagcctttactcaACCCTTATCCCTCACTATACActtaagaactcacagtggagagaagccttatcactgtaaggaatgtgggaaagcctttagtcagtccTCAAACCTCAGTGCACATACAAAAACTCACAAtgggcagaggccttatgaatgtaaggaatgtgggaagacCTTTAGGTATTGTTCACACCTTACTAAACAtagaagaattcacagtggagagagaccttatgaatgtaagcaatgtgggacgGCCCTTACTGATTCCTCTGCCCTCGCTACCCATatgcgaactcacagtggagagaggccttatgaatgtaagaaatgtgggaaggcctttggTTGTTTCTCACACCTCATTTCACAtgtaagaattcacagtggagagaggccttatgaatgtaagcaatgtcagaAGGCTTTTATTCGTTCCTCACACCTCACTCAACATGTaaaaattcacagtggagagagaccttatgaatgtaaggaatgtggaaaagccttcaggTTTTTCTCACACCTCACTcgacatataagaactcacagtggagagaggccttatgagtgtaaggaatgcgggaaagcctttagtcaggctTCAGCCCTCACtgcacataaaagaactcacagtggagagaagtcttatgaatgtaaggaatgtgggaaagcctttagtcaggcctcagccctcagtgcgcatataagaactcacagcaGAGAGGGGCCTTTTGAATGTAAGCAGTGTGAGAAAGCTTTTAGTCAGGCTTCAGCCCTAACTACACAtgtaagaattcacagtggagagaactTATGA